The following nucleotide sequence is from Echeneis naucrates chromosome 5, fEcheNa1.1, whole genome shotgun sequence.
TATGCAAAATTGATGTAACAAgaaagcaacagaaacacaacactaCTCAGTTACATGTCAACTAACGTACTCAGGTCtaaatttttaaatgtgttatgCTGGTTCTCCAATTTAACACAGTTCCTATTAAGATTTTTACATATTTAGAGCTCGGGCCAAAGTCCTTATTCAAGTAATCTTGGCAAAATTGGCAACATACCATTTAACAAAGGCTGTGAAAGGCCAGCATCTTggggcttttattctgaagggtGACTAGATAGCAAACGTGTAATTGAACGGTCAGCTTCAAGCAAAACTAATTTCCGCAAGACCCAAGGTTCCTGTAGATTTTTCCAGTGCCGTGCCAAGGAATTTGGTTGGATTTGTCAGATCTCAACTTATAAGGTAAGATTTAAGGGCTTTCCCCTTTATAGTGGGCTTTGAATGATAGGTTAATTACTGCAACAAGTATACAGTATTATGACACTGCCAGTTTATCGCAAAAGAATAGACAcaaagggttttgtttttttttttattgaatcaaGGTGTTGAGACTCAAATTGGATTCTGAtcattgcatttgttttaatcAAACAGACCAAAGCCCATGTCATCATCAGATTCTTCAGACTCTTCCTTAACCTCCTCCTTAGCAGctggtgctgcagctgtctCAGCTTTTGCTGCTggtgcagcaacagcagcaaaagcagATGGGTCAGCCAGGTAGGCCTTGACCTGtaagaagaggggaaaaaaaaaaaaaaaaaaaaaagtgtgattcTTTGTCtgcaaaatgaatcatttaaaaaaaggattaaagaatttaaaatagCCTAATCAGGAAGGCTAACTGCAGCCAAACAGGTAAACTAAAGGCATAACTTCCTGACTTAATGCAAATCCATCATACCTTGTCTGCCAGGGGGAAGGAGTAGTCTGTCTCCACAGCAACAGCCAGAACTCTCTTGTAGCCATTGATGAGTGAGTGGGGGACAGATGCCAAGGTGGGGTAGCCAATCTCCAGGCACACACTAGCAATGTTTCTCACACCCTACAGAAATAGTTTCATGTTATTTTACATGCCCTCACTAGTGTCTTAAGCAGAAATGATTGGTGAATTCTCAATGCGGGGCTAATCTCAGACAAGCACCGCATCTTACCTCCAGGAACCTGGCATGCAGGGAAGCCTCTGTGATGTCGAGCACCTCAGGACTGTAAACACTGCCATTATCATACACTTGCTGGATGATGAGTCCGAAGGAAAAGGGGGAGATGTTCAACATGTTGAGCAGCGTGGCCTCGCTGGCACCAACCTTGTCACCCGTCTTGATCAGACTAACATCACTCTAGGATAGAGACAATTATCCAACTCGTGAACATTACAGCACACAATTTAACATCCATGAAACTTCATAATATACACCACAACATTTTCAGCATGTAAAGCTAGCAATTTAAACTCACCAAGATTTCAATGGTTCCCCTGGAGATCTTGGTGGTGATACCCAGAGCCTGGAAGAAAGAGGTCTTCTCAGGACCCAAACCAGTGTTCTG
It contains:
- the rplp0 gene encoding large ribosomal subunit protein uL10 codes for the protein MPREDRATWKSNYFMKIIQLLDDYPKCFIVGADNVGSKQMQTIRLSLRGKAVVLMGKNTMMRKAIRGHLENNPALEKLLPHIKGNVGFVFTKEDLAEVRDMLLANKVPAAARAGAIAPCDVTVPAQNTGLGPEKTSFFQALGITTKISRGTIEILSDVSLIKTGDKVGASEATLLNMLNISPFSFGLIIQQVYDNGSVYSPEVLDITEASLHARFLEGVRNIASVCLEIGYPTLASVPHSLINGYKRVLAVAVETDYSFPLADKVKAYLADPSAFAAVAAPAAKAETAAAPAAKEEVKEESEESDDDMGFGLFD